One window of the Nitrospirota bacterium genome contains the following:
- a CDS encoding choice-of-anchor D domain-containing protein — MPDYVRLQSISSKLQAPSGVALDAYDNLYVTDSKSNKLVIYGSDGTYIDTIHGFSEPISVAVGNGSIYVGDSSGTIKVYDKNRNYINSFGNFLKPASIALDAAGNIYVVDSERDVVYVYNADGTFNFSFGGSGNTNGLFHYPTSIAINALAGEIIVTDLQVISSSAGTYEGARIQVFDMSGHYMRSFGDYGIGANKLFRPSGVAVDEEGRVYVTDVFQNVVQVYNNDGTHLGALYDSANPMRTPVDITISNSNKIYVASFYTYGVEVYRITDNRPAYATVVPQSHDFGNTYVGSSSVTQKFTVYNIGNGDLQLGSVVIAGADVEDFIVQADSCNGSNLAPADTCEVIVAMSPVSVALKSAEINIYSNDPSSPLVVALSGDGVAAPNQSPVADAGGPYNVNEGTTSLLDASGSSDADGSIVSYAWDLDNDGVYETIGNPMGFDAASIDGPLGPFTIGLKVTDNLGAIGTTTTTIMINNVPPVADAGGPYSAVAGTAVLLSGSAVDSGNTDVLNYAWDLDGDGIYETSGNGAQITYDAVGNYAVGLRVTDDDGGVGIDTAQIIVTAAEVEVPGIDVSLNAGWNLVGWISDVGYYKAGSQPDQGEYASGAAMNSVENIDAAMTDIGLSSTDYLLLIGPEGKVHIPGSPFNTLKKLLPDRAYWIYANQDIVITLPGEKLSKAATSTLTAGWVQVGYRGDEGLNPADALRCIDGNYNIVVSGKGKLFIKGFPYNNLNSLHQGQGYFMYMTTTGTLTYDCP; from the coding sequence ATGCCTGATTATGTCAGGCTACAGTCTATAAGCAGCAAGCTTCAGGCACCTTCAGGTGTTGCTCTTGATGCTTATGACAATTTATATGTGACTGATTCTAAGAGCAATAAACTTGTAATTTATGGCAGTGACGGAACATATATAGACACTATACATGGTTTTAGTGAACCCATTAGTGTCGCAGTTGGGAATGGCAGTATTTATGTAGGAGATAGCAGTGGAACAATAAAGGTTTATGACAAGAACCGTAACTATATAAATAGTTTCGGCAATTTTTTAAAGCCTGCTTCTATAGCTCTCGATGCTGCAGGAAATATTTATGTGGTGGATTCAGAAAGAGATGTGGTTTATGTATATAATGCTGACGGCACTTTTAACTTTTCCTTCGGTGGTTCCGGTAATACAAATGGGCTTTTCCATTATCCTACTTCAATTGCTATTAATGCATTGGCCGGAGAGATTATAGTGACTGACCTTCAGGTAATATCTTCATCGGCAGGTACCTATGAAGGTGCCAGGATTCAGGTTTTTGACATGAGTGGACATTACATGCGCAGTTTTGGTGATTACGGAATAGGAGCAAATAAGCTGTTCAGGCCCTCCGGTGTGGCTGTTGATGAAGAGGGGAGGGTATATGTTACAGATGTATTCCAGAATGTAGTACAGGTATATAATAATGATGGTACTCATCTTGGCGCGCTTTATGATTCTGCTAATCCTATGAGGACGCCTGTTGATATAACTATCAGCAATAGTAATAAGATTTATGTTGCATCATTTTATACTTATGGTGTAGAGGTTTATAGAATTACTGATAATAGACCAGCCTATGCAACTGTTGTCCCCCAGTCTCATGACTTTGGCAATACATATGTTGGAAGCTCCTCAGTTACCCAGAAATTTACTGTATATAATATAGGCAATGGTGATTTACAATTAGGGTCTGTTGTAATTGCCGGCGCTGATGTAGAAGATTTTATTGTTCAGGCTGATTCATGTAATGGAAGCAACCTTGCTCCTGCTGATACATGCGAGGTGATAGTTGCTATGTCGCCTGTTTCAGTAGCATTAAAGAGCGCTGAAATAAATATATACTCTAATGATCCTTCCAGCCCTCTTGTTGTGGCGCTGAGCGGTGACGGGGTTGCAGCGCCTAATCAGTCACCTGTAGCTGATGCAGGCGGGCCGTACAATGTTAACGAGGGGACAACCTCGCTGCTTGATGCTTCGGGTTCTTCAGATGCTGATGGCTCAATAGTCTCATATGCATGGGATTTAGACAACGACGGAGTCTATGAAACGATTGGCAACCCCATGGGATTTGATGCCGCCTCCATTGATGGCCCTCTTGGGCCTTTTACTATCGGGCTTAAGGTTACTGATAATCTTGGCGCTATTGGCACAACAACTACTACTATAATGATAAACAATGTTCCTCCTGTGGCAGATGCCGGCGGGCCTTATTCCGCTGTGGCAGGAACCGCTGTTCTTCTTTCGGGTTCAGCTGTAGATTCCGGGAATACTGATGTTCTTAATTACGCTTGGGATCTTGATGGCGATGGTATATATGAGACATCCGGTAACGGTGCGCAGATTACATATGATGCTGTTGGTAACTATGCAGTCGGACTGAGGGTGACAGATGATGACGGTGGTGTTGGTATAGATACTGCTCAGATTATTGTTACCGCTGCTGAAGTTGAAGTTCCTGGTATCGATGTTTCTCTTAATGCCGGCTGGAATCTTGTTGGATGGATAAGTGATGTCGGTTATTATAAGGCAGGCTCGCAGCCGGATCAGGGAGAATATGCTTCAGGGGCGGCCATGAATTCAGTGGAAAATATTGATGCCGCAATGACTGATATAGGGTTATCCTCAACAGATTATCTATTGCTTATCGGACCTGAAGGGAAGGTGCATATACCTGGATCCCCATTTAATACGCTTAAGAAACTGCTTCCTGACAGGGCTTACTGGATATATGCAAATCAGGATATAGTAATAACCCTTCCAGGTGAGAAGCTTTCAAAGGCTGCTACAAGCACACTTACAGCAGGCTGGGTACAGGTTGGATATAGGGGTGATGAGGGATTAAATCCTGCAGATGCCTTAAGGTGTATTGATGGCAATTATAATATTGTTGTAAGCGGGAAGGGCAAGCTGTTTATTAAGGGCTTTCCGTATAATAATTTAAATTCACTGCACCAGGGGCAGGGATACTTCATGTATATGACGACAACAGGGACTTTAACATACGATTGTCCTTAA
- a CDS encoding tetratricopeptide repeat protein translates to MKKTVIILIAFVLLSYGCATSPIKEISGPEGGAARRSPVPQEEQETKSINVFRELLDLSASDADRDEVLLEMQKKYLEIINNYPDAPLAQESYYRLITILLTDYYPPEFVKAESHYNDFIKRYPGSKFKYLVDTTLGTSYLKSGQWEKLSVLARDAFNDYSKSGSAGSPTLLFMYAESNYKLNNLKEAEAGYNAVIRLFPDFGDGITSKARLEEIKSRNNRP, encoded by the coding sequence ATGAAAAAAACAGTTATCATTTTAATTGCTTTTGTTTTGCTTTCTTACGGGTGCGCGACTTCACCGATAAAGGAAATATCCGGACCGGAGGGCGGTGCTGCCAGGAGATCACCTGTACCACAGGAGGAACAGGAGACCAAGTCTATTAATGTCTTTCGTGAACTGCTCGATTTATCGGCATCTGATGCTGACAGGGATGAGGTTCTTCTCGAGATGCAGAAGAAGTATCTTGAGATCATAAATAATTATCCGGATGCTCCGCTTGCTCAGGAAAGTTATTACAGGCTGATCACTATTTTATTGACTGATTACTACCCGCCTGAATTTGTCAAGGCTGAATCGCATTATAACGATTTTATAAAAAGGTATCCCGGCTCAAAATTCAAATACCTTGTTGACACAACATTAGGCACGAGTTACCTGAAAAGCGGACAGTGGGAAAAACTCTCAGTGTTGGCCAGAGACGCATTCAATGATTACTCTAAATCCGGTTCTGCTGGCAGTCCAACACTTTTATTTATGTATGCCGAATCAAACTACAAACTTAACAATCTGAAAGAAGCTGAAGCCGGGTATAATGCAGTTATCAGGCTGTTTCCTGATTTTGGTGACGGAATTACCTCTAAAGCAAGGCTGGAAGAAATAAAATCCAGAAATAATCGGCCATAA
- a CDS encoding transketolase: MTDVNKLNNIAREVRIDILKMLTSAGSGHTGGSLSATDIAVAIYFSKMRYNPQDPLWDGRDRFIMSKGHAAPLLYAVLAKAGYFSKDILNDLRKIESPLQGHPCCKSLAGVEVSTGSLGQGLSVSNGMALGLKLDNNPARIYCIMGDGEVQEGQVWEAAMTSAHYHLDNLCAVIDRNGLQIDGPVEKVMGIEPLTDKWAAFGWHVINIDGHDIKAVLGALNEAEKTKGKPTMIIANTVKGKGVSFFEGKVEYHGTTPSVEQLDKAIKEINNV; this comes from the coding sequence ATAACCGATGTAAACAAGCTTAACAATATCGCAAGAGAGGTTCGTATCGATATCCTGAAGATGCTCACCTCTGCCGGCTCAGGCCATACCGGCGGATCTCTTTCAGCTACTGATATTGCAGTAGCAATATATTTCTCAAAGATGAGATACAACCCTCAGGATCCTTTATGGGATGGAAGAGACAGGTTCATTATGTCCAAGGGCCACGCAGCCCCATTGCTGTACGCCGTCCTTGCAAAGGCAGGGTACTTCTCAAAAGATATCCTCAATGACCTGCGTAAGATCGAGTCTCCGCTTCAGGGGCACCCATGCTGCAAGAGCCTTGCGGGAGTCGAGGTATCCACCGGCTCTCTGGGCCAGGGGCTTTCTGTCTCCAACGGCATGGCGCTGGGGCTGAAGCTGGACAATAATCCGGCAAGGATCTACTGCATAATGGGTGACGGCGAGGTACAGGAAGGCCAGGTATGGGAAGCTGCCATGACATCCGCACATTATCATCTCGACAATCTGTGCGCGGTCATTGACAGGAACGGCCTTCAGATCGACGGCCCTGTCGAAAAGGTAATGGGAATAGAACCGCTTACTGACAAATGGGCCGCATTCGGCTGGCATGTTATCAATATTGACGGGCATGACATAAAAGCGGTACTCGGCGCTCTCAACGAAGCAGAGAAGACCAAGGGCAAACCAACAATGATCATCGCCAATACGGTTAAGGGCAAAGGCGTGTCATTCTTTGAAGGCAAGGTCGAGTACCACGGCACTACCCCGTCAGTTGAGCAATTAGATAAAGCAATTAAGGAGATAAATAATGTCTGA
- a CDS encoding transketolase family protein: protein MSDTAKKPKATRDAYGEALLELGRKRSDVVALDADLSGSTKTNKFAKEFPERFFNMGIAEQDMIGTAAGLALTGKVPFASTFAVFATGRAWDQIRLTLCYSRTNVKIVATHGGITVGEDGASHQALEDVAIMRALPNMNVVVPADAAETTSAINAVASMKGPVYVRLGRANVPYVMPDDYSFTLGKAHVFNMGKDANIIACGIMVDLALKAAEILKQGGIDTGVINMSTIKPLDEAVLLEAAKNSKLLVTAEEHSVIGGLGGAVSEFISENHPVTVKRIGIQDTFGCSGLPSELLTYHGLTVEKIVETVKTSLG from the coding sequence ATGTCTGATACCGCAAAGAAACCTAAAGCAACAAGAGATGCATACGGGGAAGCGCTTCTTGAGCTTGGAAGAAAGAGGAGTGACGTAGTCGCCCTTGACGCCGACCTGTCGGGTTCTACAAAAACAAACAAGTTCGCTAAAGAATTCCCGGAAAGGTTTTTCAACATGGGTATTGCCGAGCAGGATATGATAGGGACTGCCGCCGGCCTCGCCCTTACCGGGAAGGTTCCATTTGCTTCAACATTCGCAGTGTTTGCAACAGGGCGGGCATGGGACCAGATAAGGCTTACACTATGTTACTCACGCACAAACGTAAAGATCGTCGCAACTCACGGAGGCATTACCGTAGGAGAAGACGGAGCATCGCATCAGGCGCTTGAGGACGTTGCCATTATGAGGGCGCTTCCAAATATGAACGTTGTTGTTCCCGCGGATGCCGCAGAGACCACATCGGCAATTAACGCAGTAGCATCCATGAAAGGGCCTGTCTATGTAAGGCTCGGCAGGGCCAATGTGCCGTACGTAATGCCTGATGATTACAGCTTCACTCTCGGCAAAGCACATGTCTTTAATATGGGAAAAGATGCGAATATTATAGCCTGCGGCATAATGGTAGACCTTGCGCTCAAGGCGGCTGAGATACTGAAGCAGGGCGGCATAGATACCGGGGTCATAAATATGTCAACGATCAAACCTCTTGACGAGGCTGTACTGCTTGAGGCCGCAAAAAATTCAAAATTACTTGTTACAGCAGAAGAGCATTCTGTTATCGGGGGACTGGGCGGCGCTGTTTCAGAGTTCATCTCGGAAAATCATCCTGTAACAGTAAAACGCATAGGCATCCAGGATACATTCGGATGTTCAGGACTGCCCTCTGAGCTCCTTACGTACCATGGCCTTACAGTTGAAAAGATCGTCGAAACAGTAAAGACATCACTGGGATAA
- a CDS encoding ABC transporter permease, which produces MRTLLYSYDAALQNLWREKWINLLAALSISTVMLILAAFLILTANIESFTNKYFNDFRIIVYMDEGIGKDEEDRLKTLFRQDSDISSVKHISKEDALAELQKALGTDNSLLESVDSNPLPSSFELKLKRGALRPALVKQKAAMILQIPGVDDVQSGEKWLASFVRITRALRAFALITGSALFTAVIFISFSTIKILFSRRKEEKNNLKMPDATRGSIRLTFLLEGIIIGTLGGAVCSSVILFSYPAITSKLIELLPETGTSLFHLPLDMLLFGPIAGALLSLTGSFIAVGKNKY; this is translated from the coding sequence ATGAGGACGCTGCTGTATTCATATGATGCCGCTCTTCAGAATCTCTGGCGTGAAAAGTGGATAAACCTCCTTGCCGCTCTCTCAATAAGTACGGTTATGCTGATACTCGCCGCATTCCTTATATTAACAGCCAACATCGAATCATTTACCAATAAATATTTTAATGATTTCCGCATTATTGTCTATATGGATGAAGGCATCGGCAAAGATGAAGAAGACAGATTAAAAACACTTTTCCGGCAAGACAGCGACATATCAAGCGTAAAGCATATATCAAAGGAAGATGCCTTAGCGGAGCTGCAGAAGGCCCTGGGCACGGACAACTCACTACTTGAATCTGTTGACAGCAATCCGCTGCCCTCATCTTTTGAGCTTAAACTGAAACGTGGGGCGCTACGTCCTGCCCTCGTTAAACAAAAAGCAGCAATGATACTTCAGATTCCCGGGGTGGATGATGTTCAGTCCGGAGAAAAATGGCTCGCATCCTTTGTCAGGATAACCAGAGCCTTAAGGGCATTTGCATTGATAACCGGCTCAGCATTATTTACCGCTGTCATCTTTATATCATTCAGCACAATAAAGATACTCTTTTCCAGAAGAAAAGAAGAGAAAAATAACCTGAAGATGCCTGACGCGACAAGAGGGTCTATAAGGCTGACGTTTCTGCTCGAAGGCATCATCATCGGAACGCTTGGCGGCGCTGTCTGCTCATCTGTCATCCTGTTTTCCTATCCTGCAATTACCTCAAAATTAATTGAGCTTCTTCCGGAAACAGGGACATCTCTCTTCCATCTGCCTTTGGATATGTTATTGTTTGGCCCCATTGCCGGGGCGTTGCTAAGCCTTACAGGCAGTTTCATTGCAGTCGGAAAGAATAAATACTGA